A window of Dermacentor andersoni chromosome 4, qqDerAnde1_hic_scaffold, whole genome shotgun sequence genomic DNA:
ATAAACGCTAGCAGATGTGTCGTAtgaagatttctttttcttcctttgttcagGAGCGCCTAGTTGAGACGACCCCATGGGACCGCTGGTCACAGCCGACCTACGATTGCGGAGCGGAGCCCCAAGTTGCCGGGACGAGCGCGCTCGCTGCCTCAAGTCCGCAATCGGGAAACGACAACGCCACCGACAGCCACAGGGACCGCCGCAAGTCAATTGTCAGATGTGAGCGACATCTTTTGTATGAATTGGTATTGGTTGGGCATTAGCATTGGTTTATTGGTATTGTCCGAGGTACCATCGCCGCCGGACATTAATAAATGACAACGGTGCGAAAAAGCGTAATGGTCAAAGCAAAAGGGCACATTCAGACATTTGATGTTGTGGGTTGCTTCGGAATCCTACGAATATGCTTGCAGTGTTTTATTAGCATCGGCACTCTAGTACTAAAGTGAGAACTTTTCGTTTGTTAACGAGGCGGTGTCACAAAAAGCGAGACAAATGTCTCGAAAAGCTGCTAAATGTCTGCCCTTGTAGTGTTTGTATTTCCGCTGGCAGCATACATCCATTGTAGTACGtacaatttccttttcctgaTATGTACTGGCATTTTAGTTTTCTTGCACTACAATTCTCGTTTTGTTTTAGGAACTGCAGATTTTCTTTAAGCCCGTTCTGTGTTTTTAGCTCGAAATTCTGAACCTTTCCTTGAGGATGTGAGCCAGTTTCTGGTGTTAAATCTGTTGAAACTCTGTAAACTCTGGTCTTCCTGTAACTTTTATGTGTAAGTtgtgttttcatttttctgttATTGTGTGATATTTCTACTCCGGCATGAATATTGAGTGAATTGTAAAGAACTGTATGTATCCACCCTTGCGATCGGCCAACATAAGACTACCGTATATGTAagtggaattaatgaaataattaattaataattgatGAATACTCACTCCAACAGCCTCAACACAGAGGGAAGGGACCACATTCGTGGCGTTAAACTCGATTCCGAAAGTTGAACGGCCTGTTCTGAATACAGTTGTATTAATGTCGATGGCTCCGATGAACAACCAACAGGCCTGCATTGCCACCCTCGTTGCCACTGCGTTCGCTCTGCCGGCCGGCTAATCGTTGTCGTATTACGAGCGAATGAAATCAGCCTCGCACTCACCGCACGTTCTGCTCGTGCAGTCGGCGCCACGACAGTCCGCGAGATCACTCAGCGCACCCGGTCTGCCCTGGCGTGGCACGGGGGCCAGCAGCACATGCTCATGGCGCTGGTGGCCGTCGTCATGCTGCTGCTCTCGCTCGCCGTGCTCATCCTGGTCTTCGTGCGCGTCGAGGAACCGCTGGTGCTGACGCGGTGCTCGTCCTCCAACTGTCGAAACGCCGCCCGCAACCTCGAGCGCTTCGTCGACGTCGGGGTGGACCCCTGCAAGGACTTCTACGGGCACGTCTGCCGCCGCTGGGAGCGAGACGCCGCCGCCGCACCCAAAGACGACGCCAACGCAGCTGTGGTTATGGGTGAGGACGGCGTCGGAAAGTCTGTCCCGCCAGAGCGCCCAGCAAAACGTTATGTGATCAGTATATGTGGTGTCCAAGCTAACATGGAAtaagtatctttttttttaaagcgaagctttgtttgcctcttccttcgtcTTTGccactgctgcggctgctgcggctgctgctgtaacGCCGGCCACGTCAGGACGCAGTTGAGACGCACGCCACTAACGGTGGCCACGTCGGGACGTGGTCGAGCcgtggccatgtcacaaaaacataaaaggcgtgcgctgtcggtgttttgtttcatgacatttgtttatgtCAAAATTCCGAGGAGCAACTGTGTAAAGAATCTAAGACTATgtatgcgccacgtggagggcctgtgCGGTTGTGGTCCAGAATGATTGTGGTGATGCCCGCGgcgtcgacaccggattttctgcgacatagTGCccgtaacgctatcgcgttagtacaCGAGAGcagtgtggcacaaaggaaagacgaccaGAGAAGCTCGTGCGAAGATTTACGCCGCGTCGCATCTGCACAATGCCGTCTGGACGCCGCAACCAGGCGTGACCCCTCACGAATGTTGTGCAGGAGCTGCCCACCCGTGGctccgtgctcacccgcaacagcaacgacagcaggaggaggaggtggGGGAGAGTATTAgcgagggaatagagagagagagaggaggcagttttgtgagctacaacgctGCAAACCGGAATGGCACCGAAGCGTGCACAtagtgccgacgagacgaaggctcgcataaagtGTCGAGCGGAGCAGGCAAAGTAAAATTTCACATCCCGTCACGACTATCGTATGTCGTCGgtatatcaccgccaaataacgtcaatgaacgcaaacagcagacaaagtttcgcttacattgattcccacagtgcgtgggatctgcatattcttTTTTTCGGACGAAGCCTGCCGTGCGAATAAAACTAACTGTATATGTTGCCAGACATTTCGTAGAGGAACTTGTAGTACAATTGTGTTCTTAGTAATAGATCATTTAGTACTAAATTAACAAACGTTGAATTAGTGAGTAAGGCCACAATATCAATGCAACGAATTTCCAGGGTTCATATGAAAGCATCACCCCTACAATTGCGACGCGTTAGCGTTTGCGTAGCTATGTTTTACGTGTCATGGCAACTTTTTAATAGCATCTGCGTGCTTTTCTTAAGCACGGAAACAAGAGCTACGCAAATTGTAACGCTTCGCAAAAAAAACTTGGTCACATTTTCAATTTTCCTCTAGGAACCTTTCACTGTGATTCTGGCCGTAATCATATTAAAAAGTATCTTTATTAACCAGTACTAATCACACCTTCATTAACACGAAAATGCTGGAAGTTGCAAAACACTGACGATGATAATGCGCGAGGATATCTCATGTTCTGGCAACGAATGCGGCTAATCAAACCTCTCAAAAACGACTGGGCAGAGGTTCGATTCTGGCTGATTAATTTTTCTCATTAAAATTTGGTCATTACGTGCGACACCTATAGCGTTCCTCAGACAAACTTTGAGAAATTTCTCCCAAAAATCACATATCAAATAGATTGGCGCTCTATGTAATCTCTCGCACACAGTGAGGAATACTTTTTGTAACTAACCAAGAGCGCCAATGTGATTTCTCGCATGATGAGAGACAAATGTCTCAAAACTTGTGTCAATCTCAAAATTCTGTCGGTGACTATCAGCCgaaaaaaatattcaccgacgaatacgatactccttaatgcaaaatttgagcgccgctctatagtgttttcttttcgcgATGTAATGGCAGGCGCGGCCAATCTGTCTCGAGCgacacattgcaaacggagcgaagtgcggcgcgactgcctcgctaatcggaagatcCCGAGTGGCAGCACGTCGGTGACgcttgggcgcgattcacagcagccgccgcaaacagacttccgctaatgcagcgctttgtttccaatATGGTATCGCACTCGCCGCATGCCCTCGGcaaacagacgacggcgcgctgtTCTGGAGCCAACTCATAGCGATCATTGCGGCAGAGCCCGTCTTGatggcactgcgcttttcttctcacactttcgccatataCCCTACTCCTCCGCTTTACccttcatggttccgctgcacccttctcCTCCACTCTCCTCCTCACGCTGTCTTccctatcgccgtctttcatcccctgctgcgctccgcgttcgctctttcatccctcactgtgctcgttcgcgcggttacgccgagggacgccgccgacgccgaagGAGGCCGATGCTCAACGGGCACCTAAGAACTCCGCTCTGATAGTTGGCGGCGGCGATTCAGCGGCTGCAATATCTGTGCAAAAGTAAATCACAAAAAACATTCAAAATGCATCATCTCATTGACGATTACCAGGTAATTTCCGATGCCCACCACTGTGTTTAGTCACTTCGAGCAAATATgaacttttttttcttaaatgaCTGGCTTAACTTTGACACTTCTCACGGAAACACCCGTAACATTTAAGCTTCTTCTAACAAATGTCGCTCCATAGTCAAGCGCTAAATGTTGTTCGCCGCAATGTCTCCTGTTTTACGCGCTGCTTGTATGCGCGATCTGTGgtaaaacccgccgtggtcgcttagtggcttggcgttgggctgctaagccaaggtcgcgggatcaaatctcggccacggcggccgcctttcgatgggggcgaaatgcgaaaacactggtgtacttatatttagataacgttaaagaactccaggtggtccatgTTTCCGCATTCCCTCCCCAAGGCGTGCCTCATactgagatcgtggttttggcacgtaaaaccccacaatttaattaaatttttaactGTCCTGATGCTCTTCACAGTTGATAGCACGCCTGACAGAACGTGGTCTATAGCGAGCGAAGAAAGCAAAATTGGTAAAACGCGGTTCGCATTCCCCGGAATAATTCTGGTTGCTTATCTCTACGAAGCCTGCCGTGCGAATAAAACTAAACGTATATGTTGCCAGACATTTCGTAGAGGAAATTGTAGTACAATTGTGTTCTTATTAATAGATCATTTAGTACTAAATTAACAAACGTTGAATTAGTAAAAAAGAGTAAAAAGAGTAAAAAGGTAGAGTGCCCGAGACGCGGAAATCTTAGAGTGCGCTCGTTTCGGCCGCGACCAATGGGCGCGACAGGGCGTGTCGTGGAGAGCTTCGGCGATTTAGCGttaaatgcgagagaaatacgTTAGCGTTCCGCCTCACTTCTTCGAAGTCCCGGAATCATAGTTGAAATGGCGTTCACCTCAATTGGTAAATGTTGTTCGTGAGCTCACTCGAGAGACTTGCAGGCTCTTCGAGGAGCGACGTGCAGCTcacggtggtccggagcagagcAACGatagttgctctctctctctctctctctctctatatatatatatatatatatatatatatatatatatatatatatatatatatatatatatatataaatatatatatatatatatataccctcgcaCTATAGAACCACCTTTCCCCACTTCACACTCATACTCTTTTGTCCACTGACACTCCGAATGATCACGCATTACAAAACTCTGGAGTTTTACGTATACCAGAACCACTGTgcgattgaggcacgccgtactgggggctCCCGataaattttcaccacctgggggttctttaacatgcaccagATGCACGGTACACTAGGCCGCGCTTACATTCCGcctccattggaatgcggccgccgcggccgggatcgaacccgcgacgacgagctcagcagcacgACGCCATGGCCACTGCGGCGGATCGGGGCTCACGTCAGCGACGTTGGCATGATGGACGAAATAGCCGCGCCGAAACACCTCGCGGTAATTTCGATTCCTAATGAGCTTATTTCCGACCTGAGCCCCTACGGTTTAAGTGGTCGCTTACACTGCAgcgagcgacgacttcctggACGCTCACTGGCGGTTCATGCTGGTGCGCATCAACACCAGCCTGCACGTGAGCGCTGCAGAGGTGGACGCGCACCAAGGTGGACACGCAGCCACCGATTTAACACCTCTGCACGCCGTGGCCAGCTTCTACAGGTGACCGCAGCAGCTCAATTTGCATATCCTTCCTAGCCGTAGGAACCggtttcaacgacgcaaaataactgcaaacaaaaaaaaaacgtgctttaTATTGGCCGCTTCAAGATTCTTTACGGTGAACCTGTTTTCCGCGAAATGTGCTATAGCAGTCAATTCATGCGTGGCGAGCTTCAGCGAGTGTAGATGTACGGGAGATGGCGAAGCGGGCAGAGTTAAATTTGGGTTATATGTGCGCGCACGCAAACTATAGTTGTTATAATTTccaatgtggctttggcaggcctgatgaatATATTAGGTTctatagaaataataaaagagtgtattattattattattattattattattattattattataatattattattattattattattatatagtcTTAGTTGATATACCGACTGCTCTGGAATCCGACGTTATATGTTTCTGTAAGCAGTTCCTTTGAATTGAAACTCAGACCTAAGTCATATTTCTTCACTTAGTGGATGTCAATGTAGGTAACTTAGCGAGTTAATATAGCGAGTATTTAAACACCCTAACGACTTTTAATTTTTAGAGTCTTAGGGACTACTAAGCGATCGTCCACTGAATGATTGCTCTGCTGAAATGACTCGATGGCCGACACCGCGCCCTATTTTGCGCCCCATTTATATCTACCTCTAGATATATACCAAAGCACCTATTTGTGAACCACCTCTCTGCATTGAAGCTGCCTTTCTAAGTTAAGGTGGATATTGAAATCTGATGCATTTTTAGAAGATCGGGGTGTCTTCTATATTCACATTCCGACCATTGATTCGCCACCCCAGTAGGTTATTTGAAGCTATAGTTTACTAATAAGGTGGTCTAGGAACAGTTGAAAACATAATCAAGACAAAATTTAGAGCAAATTATCATCATTTAACGTCCTTTCACTAAAaattgagtgttttttttttttttacagtatacCTTGAGAcattgtccgaaaagaaaggttACCAACTTAGGTGGCAGTTCTGACACAATGAGTTACAGTTACTCTGTCTGGCCTGCCCTGCTTTCTATACGTTTAGTTCACATACATAGCTCCTGATGCAGTCAATTCATGCGTGGCGAGCTTCAGCGAGTGTAGGTGTACGGGAGATGGCGAAGCGGGCAGAGTTAAACTTGCGTTATATGTGAGCGCACGCAAATTATAGTTGTTATAATTTccaatgtggctttggcaggcctgatgaatGTATTAGGTTctatagaaataataaaagataATCATGGGAAAGCTAGAAATACCGATTACACGACGCCGGCTTCCTGGCCCGTAGTTTTTTTGGCAAAGTTCGTTTATATGTTTATGTGTTTAGGTTTATGTGTGTTTATGTTATGTGTTTATGTAGCGTCACTATAGTGGCCGTCGGCGCTTTTACCCTGCATAAAGAATTTACAGCTGCCAAATACACCGAGAATGTTCATAAAAGTACTTTTTAAGAAAAGCACATGTGGTAGTTCCAGTGCATCGCGCCGATTTTCCCATATCATCGATTACACGCTGTAACGGCGGAGTTTTATTATTTTGAATT
This region includes:
- the LOC126537978 gene encoding uncharacterized protein; this encodes MSDDATLANGGALEASPAESRNTAVVPWRPEPPPVSVDAPKRAVRRNRGSCKARKRRRRAQGAQSPSLAADARRAARTSSRESGSDSISDAAGTPAADTSEEVTPTSARVPSTAAVDGGEAHGASELTQAVQTPQNATGSVASDVKQEGPTEPQRTTSVNGTLPQQQEEACPSPSLERLVETTPWDRWSQPTYDCGAEPQVAGTSALAASSPQSGNDNATDSHRDRRKSIVRFGATTVREITQRTRSALAWHGGQQHMLMALVAVVMLLLSLAVLILVFVRVEEPLVLTRCSSSNCRNAARNLERFVDVGVDPCKDFYGHVCRRWERDAAAAPKDDANAAVVMGEDGVGKSVPPERPAKRYVISICGVQANME